One segment of Mycobacterium spongiae DNA contains the following:
- a CDS encoding chloride channel protein yields MKDRPRQDPQPTAAPPDAAGGRFGATLRNAGYLRKWLLLGITIGVISGLGAVVFYLALKYTTEFLLGYLAGYQIPTPVGEGGNRGSAGFMRPWAIPLVTTGGALLSALIVAKFAPEATGHGTDEAIEAVHSNPRAIRGRAVLVKMVASALTIGSGGSGGREGPTAQISAGFCSLLTRRLGLSDDDGRIAVALGIGAGIGAIFAAPLGGAVLAASIIYRDDFDYQSLLPGFITSGTAYAVLGALLGFDPLFGYIDAEYRFEKAWPLLWFVVIGVIAAAVGYLYARIFHASVALTHRLPGGPVIKPAIGGLLVGLMGLLIPQILSSGYGWAQLASDKDALMQIPLWIIVVLPIAKIVATSLSIGTGGSGGLFGPGIVIGAFVGAAIWRLGELTGLAGVPDAPGIFVVVAMMTCFGSVSRAPLAVMIMVAEMTGSFSVVPGAILAVGIASLLMSLTNVTIYESQRLNRETALAERAGRAAGRD; encoded by the coding sequence ATGAAGGATCGACCACGCCAGGATCCCCAGCCAACAGCCGCCCCACCGGACGCGGCCGGTGGGCGATTCGGCGCTACCCTCAGGAACGCGGGCTACCTGCGCAAGTGGCTCCTATTGGGCATCACCATCGGTGTCATCTCCGGCCTGGGAGCGGTTGTCTTCTACCTTGCGCTGAAATACACCACCGAATTTCTCCTCGGCTACCTGGCGGGCTATCAGATCCCGACCCCGGTCGGCGAGGGAGGCAACCGGGGGTCCGCCGGTTTCATGCGTCCATGGGCGATTCCATTGGTGACCACTGGAGGGGCGCTGTTGTCGGCGTTGATCGTGGCCAAGTTCGCCCCGGAAGCCACCGGTCACGGCACCGACGAGGCGATCGAAGCGGTCCATAGCAACCCGCGCGCCATCCGCGGCCGGGCGGTGCTGGTCAAGATGGTCGCCAGCGCGCTGACCATCGGCTCGGGCGGTTCGGGTGGCCGTGAAGGACCCACGGCACAGATTTCGGCTGGCTTCTGTTCGTTGCTGACCCGCCGGCTGGGACTGTCCGACGACGACGGCCGGATCGCGGTGGCACTGGGCATCGGCGCGGGCATTGGCGCCATCTTCGCCGCGCCATTGGGCGGAGCGGTGTTGGCCGCCTCGATCATCTACCGCGATGACTTCGATTATCAGAGCCTGCTGCCCGGCTTCATCACCTCGGGGACCGCCTACGCCGTGCTTGGCGCGTTACTAGGCTTTGACCCGCTGTTCGGCTACATCGACGCCGAGTATCGCTTCGAAAAGGCGTGGCCGCTGCTGTGGTTTGTGGTGATCGGGGTGATCGCCGCCGCCGTCGGGTACCTGTATGCGCGAATCTTCCACGCGTCGGTGGCACTCACGCATCGGCTTCCCGGCGGTCCGGTGATCAAGCCGGCCATCGGCGGACTACTGGTCGGGCTGATGGGACTGCTGATCCCGCAGATCCTGAGCAGTGGCTACGGTTGGGCGCAGTTGGCCTCTGACAAAGATGCGCTGATGCAGATCCCGTTGTGGATCATCGTTGTTCTCCCGATCGCCAAGATCGTGGCCACATCGCTGTCAATCGGCACCGGCGGCTCCGGCGGATTGTTCGGGCCCGGAATCGTGATCGGCGCGTTCGTTGGAGCCGCAATTTGGCGCTTGGGTGAGCTGACCGGGCTGGCAGGGGTGCCCGACGCACCCGGAATTTTCGTGGTCGTTGCGATGATGACCTGTTTCGGCAGTGTCTCGCGCGCGCCGCTCGCCGTGATGATCATGGTTGCCGAGATGACCGGTTCGTTCTCGGTGGTGCCGGGCGCAATCCTGGCCGTCGGGATCGCATCGTTGCTGATGTCACTGACCAACGTCACGATCTACGAGTCGCAGCGGCTGAATCGAGAGACCGCCCTTGCCGAACGCGCGGGTCGGGCTGCCGGCCGGGACTGA